In Chelonoidis abingdonii isolate Lonesome George chromosome 15, CheloAbing_2.0, whole genome shotgun sequence, the following are encoded in one genomic region:
- the AIFM2 gene encoding ferroptosis suppressor protein 1 isoform X1, which yields MGSKLSVDDSVRVVIVGGGFGGIAAARQLKSWGIPFVLVDMRDAFHHNVGALRASVESGFAKKTFISYSVTFKESFRQAKVVGIDLLRQKVLLNNGEELFYSHLILATGSDGPFPGKFNQIIDMETAIQTYDDMVKELQKSPRIVIVGGGAAGVEMAAEIKTEYPAKEVTLIHSKIALADVELLPSVRQVVKEILLKKEVHLLLSDRVSNLHMLTLNRFQENMAVRTEKGREVAADMVILCTGIKINSSAYSSAFGDKLASNGALKVNQYLQVEGYDNIYAIGDCADVKEPKMAYHAGLHADIVVTNIINSLTQKSLKTYQPGSLTFLLSMGRNDGVGQINGCYVGRLVVTIAKSRDLFVSKSWKTMEQTMPC from the exons ATGGGATCCAAGCTCTCAGTGGACGACTCGGTGCGTGTTGTGATCGTTGGAGGAGGTTTCGGGGGAATTGCAGCTGCCAGACAACTGAAGTCCTGGGGAATCCCGTTTGTTCTTGTGGACATGAGAGATGCATTCCACCACAATGTGGGTGCTCTCCGGGCCTCTGTAGAGAGTG GATTTGCCAAGAAAACCTTCATCTCTTACTCTGTGACCTTTAAGGAGAGCTTCCGACAAGCCAAGGTGGTTGGAATAGACCTACTGAGGCAGAAAGTCTTGCTGAATAATGGTGAA GAGCTTTTCTACTCTCACCTCATCCTTGCTACAGGCAGTGATGGGCCTTTCCCTGGGAAGTTTAACCAGATCATTGACATGGAAACTGCCATTCAGACTTATGACGACATGGTCAAGGAG CTCCAAAAATCTCCACGTATCGTGATAGTAGGCGGTGGTGCTGCTGGAGTGGAGATGGCTGCAGAGATCAAAACAGAATATCCAGCCAAAGAG GTCACCCTCATTCATTCAAAAATCGCACTGGCTGATGTGGAGCTTCTGCCAAGTGTCCGGCAGGTGGTGAAGGAGATTCTTCTCAAGAAAGAAGTGCATCTCTTGTTAA GTGACAGAGTCAGCAACCTGCATATGCTGACTTTAAACCGATTCCAAGAGAATATGGCAGTAAGGACAGAAAAGGGCAGAGAGGTTGCTGCTGACATGGTGATTCTCTGCACTGGTATAAAGATCAATTCATCAGCATACAGCAGTGCATTTG gggACAAGCTGGCTAGTAATGGTGCTTTAAAGGTCAATCAGTACCTCCAGGTGGAAGGGTATGATAACATCTATGCTATTGGTGATTGTGCTGATGTGAAGGAACCAAAGATGGCATACCATGCTGGGCTCCATGCCGATATTGTGGTGACAAACATCATCAACAGTCTGACACAGAAATCTCTTAAAACCTACCAGCCAG GATCACTAACCTTCCTGCTGTCGATGGGCCGGAATGATGGGGTAGGCCAGATTAATGGATGCTACGTGGGACGTCTTGTGGTGACTATTGCCAAGAGCCGGGACCTTTTTGTTTCTAAGAGCTGGAAGACTATGGAACAGACTATGCCCTGCTAG
- the AIFM2 gene encoding ferroptosis suppressor protein 1 isoform X2 has translation MGLLKSFRIKSSLSTGFAKKTFISYSVTFKESFRQAKVVGIDLLRQKVLLNNGEELFYSHLILATGSDGPFPGKFNQIIDMETAIQTYDDMVKELQKSPRIVIVGGGAAGVEMAAEIKTEYPAKEVTLIHSKIALADVELLPSVRQVVKEILLKKEVHLLLSDRVSNLHMLTLNRFQENMAVRTEKGREVAADMVILCTGIKINSSAYSSAFGDKLASNGALKVNQYLQVEGYDNIYAIGDCADVKEPKMAYHAGLHADIVVTNIINSLTQKSLKTYQPGSLTFLLSMGRNDGVGQINGCYVGRLVVTIAKSRDLFVSKSWKTMEQTMPC, from the exons atgggactacttaagTCTTTCAGGATCAAGTCCTCGCTTTCCACAG GATTTGCCAAGAAAACCTTCATCTCTTACTCTGTGACCTTTAAGGAGAGCTTCCGACAAGCCAAGGTGGTTGGAATAGACCTACTGAGGCAGAAAGTCTTGCTGAATAATGGTGAA GAGCTTTTCTACTCTCACCTCATCCTTGCTACAGGCAGTGATGGGCCTTTCCCTGGGAAGTTTAACCAGATCATTGACATGGAAACTGCCATTCAGACTTATGACGACATGGTCAAGGAG CTCCAAAAATCTCCACGTATCGTGATAGTAGGCGGTGGTGCTGCTGGAGTGGAGATGGCTGCAGAGATCAAAACAGAATATCCAGCCAAAGAG GTCACCCTCATTCATTCAAAAATCGCACTGGCTGATGTGGAGCTTCTGCCAAGTGTCCGGCAGGTGGTGAAGGAGATTCTTCTCAAGAAAGAAGTGCATCTCTTGTTAA GTGACAGAGTCAGCAACCTGCATATGCTGACTTTAAACCGATTCCAAGAGAATATGGCAGTAAGGACAGAAAAGGGCAGAGAGGTTGCTGCTGACATGGTGATTCTCTGCACTGGTATAAAGATCAATTCATCAGCATACAGCAGTGCATTTG gggACAAGCTGGCTAGTAATGGTGCTTTAAAGGTCAATCAGTACCTCCAGGTGGAAGGGTATGATAACATCTATGCTATTGGTGATTGTGCTGATGTGAAGGAACCAAAGATGGCATACCATGCTGGGCTCCATGCCGATATTGTGGTGACAAACATCATCAACAGTCTGACACAGAAATCTCTTAAAACCTACCAGCCAG GATCACTAACCTTCCTGCTGTCGATGGGCCGGAATGATGGGGTAGGCCAGATTAATGGATGCTACGTGGGACGTCTTGTGGTGACTATTGCCAAGAGCCGGGACCTTTTTGTTTCTAAGAGCTGGAAGACTATGGAACAGACTATGCCCTGCTAG